A genomic region of Janthinobacterium lividum contains the following coding sequences:
- a CDS encoding terpene cyclase/mutase family protein: MRTLLTKIRNTLAPQASLPAAARMERLSDWRGLPAFDPGPQAVVKACTAWLCAAQDNSRSNDGGVARDYSLLTGWSSSYPETTGYIIPTLIALAQRTGDEGGDDALHGRARRMLDWCVAIQFPEGGYQGGKIDSTPRVPVTFNTGQILLGLAAGVQAYGAAYQDAMHRAARWLRDSQDADGCWRRHPTPFASAGDKAYETHVAWGLFEADRVAPGHGYGAAGLRQVDWALTKQRPNGWFASNCLDNPLLPLTHTIGYALRGLLEAHRFSARADLLDAAARTGTSVARAVAADGHLAGRLGPDFQPGASYACLTGSAQNAHCLFLLYQITGERRYLDAARRLNSFVRRSVSIDGPAHARGGVKGSFPVDGDYGTWAYLNWAAKFCIDANLLEMDIGDA, translated from the coding sequence ATGCGCACCTTGCTCACGAAGATCCGGAATACACTGGCGCCGCAGGCGAGCCTGCCGGCAGCGGCGCGCATGGAGCGCCTGTCGGACTGGCGCGGCTTGCCTGCCTTCGACCCCGGCCCGCAAGCCGTCGTCAAGGCCTGCACGGCCTGGCTATGCGCAGCGCAGGACAATTCCAGATCAAACGACGGCGGCGTCGCGCGCGACTACAGCCTGCTGACAGGCTGGTCGAGCTCCTACCCGGAAACCACCGGCTACATCATCCCCACCCTCATCGCCCTGGCGCAGCGCACGGGCGACGAGGGTGGGGATGATGCGCTGCACGGACGCGCGCGGCGCATGCTCGACTGGTGCGTGGCCATCCAGTTCCCGGAAGGCGGTTACCAGGGCGGGAAGATCGATTCCACGCCGCGCGTGCCCGTCACCTTCAACACGGGCCAGATCCTGCTTGGCCTGGCCGCCGGCGTGCAAGCGTACGGCGCGGCATACCAGGACGCCATGCACCGCGCGGCAAGGTGGCTGCGCGACAGCCAGGATGCCGATGGCTGCTGGCGCAGGCATCCGACCCCGTTCGCCAGCGCCGGCGACAAGGCCTATGAAACGCACGTGGCGTGGGGCCTGTTCGAAGCGGACCGTGTCGCACCGGGCCACGGCTATGGCGCGGCCGGCCTGCGCCAGGTCGACTGGGCGCTGACCAAACAGCGTCCCAACGGCTGGTTCGCCTCGAATTGCCTGGACAACCCGCTGCTGCCCCTGACCCATACCATCGGCTACGCCTTGCGCGGCCTGCTCGAAGCGCACCGCTTTTCGGCGCGCGCCGACCTGCTGGACGCCGCCGCGCGCACCGGAACGAGCGTCGCCAGGGCCGTGGCGGCCGACGGCCACCTGGCCGGCCGCCTCGGTCCCGACTTCCAGCCAGGGGCTAGCTACGCCTGCCTCACGGGTTCCGCGCAAAACGCGCATTGTCTGTTCCTGCTGTACCAGATCACGGGCGAACGGCGCTACCTCGATGCGGCGCGACGCCTGAATAGTTTCGTGCGGCGCTCGGTCAGCATCGACGGTCCCGCGCACGCGCGCGGCGGCGTCAAGGGCTCGTTTCCCGTCGATGGCGATTACGGTACCTGGGCTTACCTGAACTGGGCCGCCAAATTCTGCATCGATGCCAACCTGCTGGAAATGGACATCGGCGATGCTTGA
- a CDS encoding AAC(3) family N-acetyltransferase, whose translation MLEHARNAIHAALEAWRRAASARHVRHSAPHVTRPGLAAGLARLGVAPGDTLFVHSSLKSLGYVEGGALAVIGALQDAVGPQGTLLLPTYYLPGGTLRATCAMPGYVFDPRRHGTHMGRLPEAFLASGAIHRSIHPTHSVSAWGRHASELTEAHHRAPSIFGMGSPWQRFIGCDHAKVLGLGISMGPVTFYHALEDAMGDTFPVPVWEDDTKLLACLDHAGRRWEVPVRPFEPAVAQRRIDQPGRGDLRDYFHREFDAAGLRVNGQVGDAASWCIPAQAFYAHLHRLAIEHVTIYASAAQLAARPIGRA comes from the coding sequence ATGCTTGAACATGCAAGAAACGCCATCCACGCCGCGCTGGAAGCATGGCGCCGCGCCGCCAGCGCCCGGCATGTGCGCCACAGCGCGCCCCACGTGACGCGCCCGGGGTTGGCCGCCGGCCTGGCGCGGCTCGGCGTGGCGCCAGGCGATACGCTGTTCGTGCATTCATCGCTGAAAAGCCTCGGCTACGTGGAAGGCGGCGCGCTGGCCGTGATAGGCGCCCTGCAGGACGCCGTCGGCCCGCAAGGCACCCTGCTGCTGCCCACCTACTATCTGCCGGGCGGCACGCTGCGCGCCACCTGCGCCATGCCAGGCTATGTGTTCGACCCGCGCCGCCATGGCACGCACATGGGGCGCCTGCCGGAAGCCTTCCTGGCCAGTGGCGCAATCCATCGCAGCATCCACCCGACCCACTCCGTGTCCGCGTGGGGCCGCCATGCCTCCGAGCTCACCGAGGCGCATCACCGCGCGCCCTCGATCTTCGGCATGGGTTCTCCCTGGCAGCGTTTCATCGGCTGCGACCACGCAAAAGTCCTGGGCCTCGGCATTTCCATGGGACCGGTGACGTTCTATCACGCGCTGGAAGACGCCATGGGCGACACCTTTCCCGTGCCCGTATGGGAAGACGATACAAAGCTGCTGGCTTGCCTGGACCACGCGGGCCGTCGCTGGGAAGTGCCCGTGCGCCCTTTCGAGCCGGCAGTCGCGCAGCGCCGCATCGACCAGCCCGGCCGCGGCGACCTGCGCGATTACTTTCACCGGGAATTTGATGCCGCCGGGCTGCGCGTCAACGGGCAAGTGGGCGATGCGGCGTCGTGGTGCATTCCGGCGCAGGCGTTCTATGCGCACCTGCACCGGCTGGCCATTGAGCACGTGACGATCTACGCGAGCGCGGCGCAACTGGCGGCGCGGCCCATCGGGCGCGCATAA